The Rhizobium leguminosarum genome includes a region encoding these proteins:
- a CDS encoding ROK family transcriptional regulator — MNDTVSIGSSPRRIRQNNIVAALQTIYAHRSLSRADLARKLGMNRSSSGEIVAELTEGGFVQESDESGKQRLEHSRAGRPGIMLELVPDAAFFVGIEIGVEHISAAVVDLSAEVRACRKIAFDTPSSTVEEAVARGVELIIGAMAKGMIGRCKGLGISAPAHIRPDGIVTLAPIIGWREVSLKEIGRSAFLAAVPAAVPIAVENDANAFAIGDSYRHGVSGVTLFLLMETGVGGGIMIDGKLFRGGHGLAGEIGHTLVPGSGGQKFEQLIGREVLIRQYREAIGRKHVDLQEFLGDVHDRVPAAVNIAETWSRHLAYALLQACRLLDPDRIVLGGSVASLYPMVAARVAVHMSEGQSIPFPTPDIVVDDDAEFGSAFGAACMLHQRFLSLESEEFGGEDGAPIQSATS, encoded by the coding sequence ATGAACGACACCGTCTCCATCGGAAGTTCGCCGCGCAGGATCCGGCAGAACAATATCGTCGCCGCCTTGCAGACGATTTATGCCCACCGAAGCCTCAGCCGGGCGGATCTCGCCCGCAAGCTCGGGATGAATCGCTCATCCTCGGGAGAGATCGTCGCCGAACTCACGGAAGGCGGGTTCGTTCAGGAGTCGGACGAGAGCGGCAAGCAGCGCCTGGAACATTCCCGTGCCGGGCGTCCTGGTATCATGCTCGAACTTGTCCCCGATGCCGCATTCTTCGTCGGGATCGAGATTGGCGTTGAGCATATATCGGCTGCAGTTGTCGATCTCTCCGCCGAAGTCCGGGCATGTCGGAAAATCGCGTTCGACACGCCGTCTTCGACGGTGGAGGAGGCCGTGGCGCGGGGCGTCGAGCTGATCATCGGCGCGATGGCGAAGGGGATGATTGGACGGTGCAAAGGTCTCGGCATTTCGGCGCCGGCCCACATCCGGCCGGACGGAATTGTCACCCTCGCACCCATCATCGGCTGGCGGGAGGTGTCGTTGAAGGAGATCGGTCGATCCGCCTTCCTGGCCGCCGTCCCGGCCGCCGTCCCGATCGCGGTTGAAAACGACGCCAACGCGTTTGCAATCGGCGACAGCTATCGTCACGGCGTCTCAGGCGTAACCCTGTTCCTGCTGATGGAAACGGGCGTTGGCGGCGGCATCATGATCGATGGCAAACTGTTCCGGGGCGGCCACGGCCTGGCGGGAGAAATCGGCCACACTCTGGTGCCGGGAAGCGGCGGTCAGAAGTTTGAGCAGCTGATCGGTCGCGAAGTGCTGATCAGGCAGTATCGCGAGGCTATTGGACGTAAGCACGTCGATCTGCAGGAGTTCCTTGGCGACGTTCATGATCGCGTCCCGGCCGCGGTCAATATCGCCGAAACCTGGTCGCGCCATCTCGCTTACGCATTGCTGCAGGCCTGTCGTCTGCTCGACCCCGACAGGATCGTGCTGGGTGGCTCCGTGGCATCCCTCTACCCGATGGTGGCCGCCCGCGTGGCGGTCCACATGTCGGAGGGGCAGAGCATACCTTTTCCCACGCCTGACATCGTTGTGGACGATGATGCGGAGTTCGGTTCCGCCTTCGGGGCAGCGTGCATGTTGCACCAGCGCTTTCTGTCATTGGAGAGCGAGGAGTTCGGCGGCGAGGACGGTGCGCCGATCCAGTCGGCGACGAGTTGA
- a CDS encoding sugar kinase — MTSVLAPDPLGPTVCVGEILVEIVATTVGDGFLEAQPLVGPFASGAPAIFISQCGRLGGKAAMVGAVGDDDFGRVNTDRLERDGVDVSTISIDPDYPTGSAFVRYRKDGSRDFVYNIAKSAAARFGWSQTVGDLINRSGHLHVMGSALSVPSAREVIDKAVDIVKARGGTLSVDPNIRKELKLDEDTERRFSKLVAAADLLLPSGEELERAAGVEGEAEAIRRLFEIGVKEIVLKRGAEGATYFGRDGDRIDAPAFVVQEVDPTGAGDCFGGAYLTCRRLGMSPQQALTYASAAGARNVTVLGPMEGAGTQQELDAFIASTERRP, encoded by the coding sequence ATGACTTCAGTACTGGCTCCGGACCCGCTTGGTCCTACCGTTTGCGTGGGGGAGATCCTCGTCGAGATCGTCGCCACGACGGTCGGAGACGGTTTTCTTGAAGCCCAGCCGCTTGTCGGTCCGTTCGCGAGCGGAGCGCCGGCGATCTTCATCTCGCAATGCGGGCGCCTCGGCGGCAAGGCCGCAATGGTCGGCGCCGTCGGCGATGACGATTTCGGGCGTGTCAATACCGATCGCCTCGAACGCGACGGCGTCGATGTTTCGACGATCTCGATCGATCCGGACTATCCCACAGGCAGCGCTTTTGTCCGCTACCGCAAGGATGGCTCCCGGGATTTCGTCTATAACATCGCCAAATCAGCAGCCGCACGCTTCGGCTGGTCTCAAACGGTCGGTGATCTCATCAATCGGAGCGGCCATCTTCACGTTATGGGCTCGGCTCTATCTGTCCCCAGTGCGCGCGAGGTGATCGACAAGGCGGTCGACATCGTCAAGGCACGCGGGGGAACGCTCTCGGTGGATCCGAACATTCGCAAGGAATTGAAGCTGGATGAGGATACCGAGCGCCGCTTTTCCAAGCTTGTCGCTGCCGCCGATCTGCTTCTGCCATCCGGAGAGGAGCTTGAGCGTGCCGCAGGTGTCGAAGGCGAGGCAGAGGCGATCCGCCGCTTGTTCGAGATCGGCGTCAAGGAGATCGTGCTGAAGCGCGGCGCCGAAGGCGCGACCTATTTCGGCAGGGACGGAGACCGCATCGACGCTCCGGCATTTGTCGTTCAAGAGGTCGACCCGACCGGCGCCGGCGACTGCTTCGGCGGTGCCTATCTCACCTGCCGGCGGCTCGGAATGTCTCCGCAGCAAGCTCTGACCTATGCCTCGGCCGCCGGCGCCCGCAACGTGACGGTCCTGGGTCCGATGGAAGGCGCCGGCACTCAGCAAGAACTCGATGCGTTTATCGCTTCAACGGAAAGGCGCCCGTGA
- a CDS encoding D-tagatose-bisphosphate aldolase, class II, non-catalytic subunit, with protein MQVHLNELARLRIEGHPRGVTSVCSAHPIVLRAALRHGRQHESTVLIEATCNQVNHLGGYTGMTPSDFASLVGKIAVEEGCPENLIVLGGDHLGPNPWRDRSAEEAMAEAEKMVAAYVEAGFRKIHLDASMGCKGEPVALDDETTAHRAARLAAVAEASAKKSGGAMPVYVIGTEVPPPGGADHALTTIEPTAAAAALETIEVHRRIFAEAGLGQAFERAIGLVVQPGVEFGNQNVIQYDRSKIDALKSVLTDEPQFVFEAHSTDYQGTRPLTALVQDGFPILKVGPELTFVLREALYALDAIASDLLPDYGQRPLYAAMEALMLDQPGDWSRHYHGTDAEMRWLRHYSLSDRIRYYWASTEAQYAVRQLCEAIRGQIVPLPLLWQHMPAAQDFADAPLDPEQVLIWRVTKSLSDYHAACGVGKN; from the coding sequence ATGCAGGTGCATCTCAACGAACTGGCCAGGCTGAGGATCGAAGGCCACCCGAGAGGCGTGACCTCCGTATGCTCGGCCCATCCCATCGTGCTTCGAGCAGCACTCCGACACGGGCGGCAACACGAGAGCACCGTCCTGATCGAAGCGACTTGCAACCAGGTCAATCACCTCGGCGGCTACACCGGAATGACGCCAAGTGACTTCGCATCCCTCGTCGGCAAAATAGCAGTCGAGGAGGGGTGCCCCGAAAATCTGATCGTTCTCGGTGGCGATCACCTCGGCCCCAATCCCTGGCGCGACCGCTCGGCAGAAGAGGCCATGGCCGAGGCGGAGAAGATGGTTGCCGCCTATGTCGAGGCCGGGTTTCGCAAGATTCACCTCGACGCCTCGATGGGCTGCAAGGGCGAGCCGGTGGCGCTCGACGACGAAACCACCGCCCATCGCGCCGCCCGGCTTGCGGCGGTCGCTGAGGCGTCGGCGAAGAAGAGCGGCGGCGCAATGCCGGTTTACGTCATCGGCACCGAAGTGCCGCCGCCGGGCGGAGCCGACCACGCCCTGACAACCATCGAACCGACGGCCGCCGCGGCGGCGTTGGAGACGATCGAAGTCCACCGCCGGATCTTTGCGGAGGCCGGACTCGGCCAAGCATTTGAACGGGCCATCGGGCTGGTCGTTCAGCCGGGCGTCGAGTTCGGCAATCAGAATGTCATCCAGTACGACCGCAGCAAGATAGACGCGCTGAAATCGGTGCTCACCGACGAACCGCAATTCGTCTTCGAGGCGCACTCGACGGATTATCAGGGGACCCGGCCGTTGACCGCGCTGGTGCAGGACGGCTTTCCCATTCTGAAGGTCGGTCCCGAGCTGACCTTCGTCCTGCGCGAGGCGCTCTACGCGCTGGATGCGATCGCTTCGGACCTCTTGCCCGATTACGGCCAGCGTCCGCTGTATGCGGCGATGGAAGCGCTGATGCTTGATCAGCCGGGCGACTGGAGCCGCCACTACCATGGCACAGACGCCGAGATGCGCTGGTTGCGGCACTATTCGCTGTCCGACCGCATCCGCTATTATTGGGCGTCGACTGAAGCACAATATGCCGTCCGGCAGCTGTGCGAGGCCATTCGAGGGCAAATCGTACCGCTGCCATTGCTGTGGCAGCACATGCCGGCCGCACAGGACTTCGCAGATGCGCCGCTCGATCCGGAACAGGTTCTAATCTGGAGAGTGACGAAGAGCCTCTCGGACTATCATGCCGCTTGCGGCGTCGGGAAGAATTGA
- a CDS encoding SDR family oxidoreductase codes for MTELNGKVAAVTGAASGIGLASTEAMLAAGATVVLVDRDEKALEAVCARLGERAIPLVINLLDSHQCAGLLEGVLSKTGKLDILHANAGTYIGGDLMETDLDTIDRMLNLNVNVVIKNVRNVIPHMIERGTGDIVVTSSVAGHSAIPWEPVYSSSKWAMTCFVQTMRRQLLKSGIRVGSVSPGPVISALLADWPEENLRKAKEAGALIEPKEVADAIIFMLTRPRNVTIRDIVVLPSAFDI; via the coding sequence ATGACGGAATTGAATGGGAAGGTCGCGGCGGTCACGGGCGCAGCGTCCGGAATAGGGCTCGCTTCGACGGAGGCAATGCTCGCCGCTGGCGCGACGGTCGTCCTCGTCGACCGCGATGAGAAGGCCCTTGAGGCGGTTTGTGCCCGGCTTGGCGAGCGCGCTATTCCGCTCGTGATCAACTTGCTGGATTCGCACCAATGCGCGGGATTGCTCGAGGGCGTCCTGTCGAAGACGGGCAAACTCGATATCCTGCATGCCAATGCGGGCACCTATATCGGCGGCGACCTGATGGAGACCGATCTCGATACCATCGATCGGATGCTCAATCTCAACGTCAATGTCGTCATCAAGAACGTTCGAAACGTCATTCCGCACATGATCGAACGCGGCACCGGCGACATTGTCGTCACGAGTTCCGTCGCCGGACACTCGGCGATTCCATGGGAGCCTGTCTATTCGTCATCGAAATGGGCGATGACATGCTTCGTCCAGACGATGCGACGCCAGCTTCTGAAAAGTGGCATTCGCGTGGGGTCGGTTTCTCCAGGACCGGTGATCAGTGCTTTGCTTGCGGATTGGCCGGAGGAAAACCTTCGCAAGGCGAAGGAGGCCGGAGCCTTGATCGAGCCGAAGGAAGTCGCCGATGCGATCATCTTCATGCTGACCCGGCCGCGCAACGTCACCATCCGCGATATCGTGGTGCTTCCAAGCGCCTTTGACATTTGA
- a CDS encoding SDR family NAD(P)-dependent oxidoreductase has translation MSYQQKFRLDGERAVVTGGGRAIGLCCTEALAEAGAAVVVIERSEADAEQALALRDRGYDIELRVGDVADAARMDAIAAELADDGRPATILVNNAGIGQSGIPAEALTDADWLRMMDVNLNGVFWCSRAFGRPMISMKRGAIVNLGSMSGHICNRPQPQTAYNVSKAAVHHLTRSLAAEWAHHGIRVNAVAPTYIETPMVVAVEANRERIPLWLADTPMGRMGTPEEVASAVLFLASDAASLMTGAIVNVDAGFTCW, from the coding sequence ATGAGCTACCAGCAGAAATTTCGCCTCGACGGCGAACGGGCGGTGGTCACGGGCGGAGGGCGTGCGATCGGGCTCTGCTGCACCGAGGCGCTGGCGGAGGCGGGCGCCGCCGTCGTCGTCATCGAACGCAGCGAGGCCGACGCTGAGCAAGCGCTTGCGCTGCGCGACAGAGGCTACGACATCGAACTCCGGGTGGGCGACGTCGCCGATGCGGCCCGAATGGACGCAATCGCGGCTGAGCTTGCCGATGACGGCCGGCCGGCGACGATCCTGGTGAACAATGCCGGAATTGGCCAGAGCGGCATCCCGGCGGAGGCTCTCACCGACGCGGATTGGCTGCGCATGATGGACGTCAATCTCAACGGCGTCTTCTGGTGCTCGCGCGCCTTCGGTCGTCCGATGATTTCGATGAAACGCGGCGCCATCGTCAACCTCGGCTCGATGTCGGGTCACATCTGCAATCGGCCTCAGCCTCAGACGGCCTATAACGTCTCCAAGGCGGCAGTCCATCACCTCACACGTTCGTTGGCCGCCGAGTGGGCGCACCACGGCATCAGGGTAAACGCCGTCGCGCCCACCTACATCGAGACACCGATGGTGGTGGCCGTCGAAGCCAATCGCGAGCGTATTCCGCTCTGGCTCGCCGACACGCCGATGGGGAGGATGGGTACGCCGGAGGAGGTTGCAAGCGCCGTTCTCTTCCTTGCGTCGGACGCGGCCAGCCTCATGACTGGGGCGATCGTCAACGTCGATGCAGGGTTCACCTGCTGGTAG
- a CDS encoding class I fructose-bisphosphate aldolase has translation MKSARLNRLFGVSGNCFDVAIDHGMFNERTFLAGIENMKTAIEVIADAAPDAIQLPPGTAPLLQAIPGKHRPALVLRTDIANIYGNPLPSQLFSEMIDRAVEQGVALDAACVVVNLLMLPDQPEVYRACVRNVNSLKRECEIYGMPLMVEPLVMQDNSKGAYMVDGAIDKILPLVRQAAELGADIIKADPCDNVEEYHRVVEIAQGLPVLVRGGGRVSDQEILIRTKQLMEQGARGIVYGRNVIQHQNPGGMTRALMAIVHDKASVEQALLHIG, from the coding sequence ATGAAATCCGCGCGGTTGAACCGACTTTTCGGCGTGTCTGGGAATTGTTTTGACGTTGCTATCGATCACGGCATGTTCAACGAACGGACCTTCCTCGCCGGCATCGAGAACATGAAGACGGCGATCGAGGTGATCGCGGACGCGGCGCCGGATGCCATTCAGCTCCCGCCGGGGACGGCACCCCTTCTGCAGGCGATCCCCGGCAAGCATCGTCCGGCACTGGTGCTGCGCACCGACATCGCCAACATCTATGGCAATCCTCTGCCGTCTCAGCTGTTTTCCGAGATGATCGACAGGGCGGTGGAACAGGGCGTTGCGTTGGATGCAGCCTGTGTCGTCGTCAATCTTTTGATGCTGCCGGACCAGCCGGAAGTCTACCGCGCCTGCGTGCGTAACGTGAACAGCCTGAAGCGCGAATGCGAGATCTACGGCATGCCGCTGATGGTCGAGCCGCTTGTCATGCAGGACAATTCCAAGGGCGCCTACATGGTCGATGGCGCGATCGACAAGATCCTGCCGCTTGTGCGCCAGGCGGCCGAACTCGGCGCCGATATCATCAAGGCCGACCCCTGCGACAATGTCGAGGAGTATCACCGTGTGGTCGAAATCGCCCAGGGCCTGCCGGTGCTCGTGCGCGGCGGCGGCCGCGTTTCGGATCAGGAAATCCTGATCCGCACCAAGCAGTTGATGGAGCAGGGCGCCCGTGGCATCGTCTATGGCCGCAACGTCATCCAGCATCAAAATCCCGGCGGCATGACGCGGGCCTTGATGGCGATCGTCCATGACAAGGCTTCCGTCGAGCAAGCCTTGTTGCATATTGGCTGA
- a CDS encoding Gfo/Idh/MocA family protein: MTKIFRFGVIGCGLMGREFASAAARWLHLADVKARPEIVAVCDTNATLLDWFRDHVPTVRQFTADYQELLANPEVDAVYCAVPHVLHQQFYIDILKAGKHLLGEKPFGMDAAQNREIMAVLAEHPELLVRCSSEMPFFPGAQKVIALAKSGEMGDIIEVEAGFLHSSDIDRQKPINWKRMADINGDYGCMGDLGMHVLHVPLRLGWRPTTLHAQLIKKVTERPDGKGGMLPCTTWDNATISSRVRAGDQDFPMVLKTWRIAPGESNTWYIRVLGMKKSAFFSTKSPRQWQWMDYNGGAQAWSTEDLGYGSLFSAITGKIFEFGFADAIQQMWAAFVDELAGGNANGFGCATPAEAQAHHAVLTAALKSGREDVVVPVAYDGASA; the protein is encoded by the coding sequence ATGACGAAAATATTCCGCTTCGGCGTCATCGGCTGCGGTCTTATGGGGCGCGAGTTCGCGAGTGCTGCGGCGCGCTGGCTGCATCTGGCCGATGTGAAGGCGCGACCCGAAATCGTCGCCGTCTGTGATACCAACGCGACGCTGCTCGACTGGTTCAGGGATCATGTGCCGACTGTTCGCCAGTTCACCGCCGACTATCAGGAGCTTCTGGCCAATCCCGAGGTCGATGCGGTCTATTGCGCTGTCCCGCATGTGCTGCACCAGCAATTCTACATCGACATCCTGAAGGCCGGAAAGCATCTTCTCGGGGAAAAGCCCTTCGGCATGGACGCCGCTCAGAACCGCGAAATCATGGCGGTTCTCGCCGAGCATCCCGAACTCCTGGTCCGCTGTTCGTCGGAAATGCCTTTCTTCCCCGGCGCACAGAAGGTCATCGCGCTCGCAAAAAGCGGCGAGATGGGGGATATAATCGAAGTCGAGGCGGGTTTCCTGCACTCTTCGGATATCGACCGGCAGAAGCCGATCAACTGGAAGCGCATGGCCGATATCAATGGCGACTACGGTTGCATGGGTGATCTCGGCATGCATGTGCTGCACGTGCCGCTGCGTCTCGGCTGGCGCCCGACCACCCTGCACGCGCAATTGATCAAGAAGGTCACCGAACGTCCTGACGGCAAGGGCGGCATGTTGCCCTGCACGACCTGGGACAATGCCACGATCAGCAGCCGCGTGCGCGCCGGGGATCAGGATTTCCCGATGGTGCTGAAAACCTGGCGCATCGCGCCCGGCGAATCCAACACCTGGTACATCCGCGTTCTCGGCATGAAGAAGAGCGCATTCTTCAGCACGAAGTCGCCGCGCCAGTGGCAGTGGATGGATTATAATGGCGGTGCCCAGGCCTGGAGCACCGAGGATCTCGGCTATGGCTCGCTGTTTTCAGCCATCACAGGCAAGATCTTCGAATTCGGTTTTGCCGACGCCATACAGCAGATGTGGGCGGCCTTCGTCGATGAGCTTGCCGGCGGAAATGCCAACGGTTTCGGCTGCGCGACGCCGGCCGAGGCGCAGGCGCATCATGCGGTCCTGACGGCAGCCCTCAAATCCGGTCGCGAGGACGTCGTGGTACCGGTCGCCTATGACGGGGCGTCAGCCTGA
- a CDS encoding D-lyxose/D-mannose family sugar isomerase, whose translation MQRSEINAALLRATETLERWHWSLPAWGSWTAADFAAHPEASAYLRAHQLGWDVTDFGSNRFAECGLVLFCLRNGIVEVFGERTYAEKLLFVGEGQVTPTHRHAAKMEDIINRAGGDLVIEFAATDADGNVLKDDVTVPVDGLPHRLAAWEPLILQPGQSVTIRTGLYHRFYGSKAGGPVLVGEVSQVNDDNSDNFFLKPIGRFAAIEEDEPPLRPLWNEGVS comes from the coding sequence ATGCAGCGCTCCGAGATCAACGCCGCGTTGCTGCGGGCAACCGAGACCCTCGAGCGCTGGCATTGGTCCCTGCCGGCATGGGGCTCCTGGACGGCGGCGGATTTTGCCGCTCATCCCGAGGCATCAGCCTATTTGCGCGCCCATCAGCTGGGTTGGGATGTCACCGATTTCGGCTCGAACCGGTTTGCCGAATGCGGTCTCGTGCTGTTCTGCCTGCGCAATGGCATCGTTGAGGTCTTCGGTGAACGGACCTATGCCGAAAAGTTGCTCTTCGTTGGCGAAGGGCAGGTCACGCCGACGCACCGTCATGCCGCGAAGATGGAAGACATCATCAATCGCGCCGGCGGCGATCTCGTCATCGAATTCGCCGCAACCGATGCCGATGGCAATGTGCTGAAGGATGATGTGACGGTTCCGGTAGACGGGCTGCCGCACCGGCTCGCGGCATGGGAACCGCTGATTCTCCAGCCCGGCCAGAGCGTGACGATCCGCACCGGGCTTTACCATCGCTTTTACGGCAGTAAAGCGGGCGGACCTGTCCTTGTCGGCGAGGTCAGCCAGGTCAACGACGACAACAGCGATAATTTCTTTCTGAAGCCGATCGGGCGCTTTGCCGCGATCGAGGAAGACGAGCCGCCGCTGAGACCCTTGTGGAACGAAGGAGTCAGCTGA
- a CDS encoding carbohydrate kinase family protein has translation MRAGEEVCDRDSQKQGGIVCAGNFIVDRVHTLSYWPEQGNLAHILHQDLGVGGGAANVVTDLASLGFPGKLAAAGCIGADQDGEIVKARLALAGVDVGGLTALADRVTAHTHVMNVPGQNRTFFYHGGANDAVTDELVSPAAFAKAGYRLFYLGYLMLLPGLDRIGPDGRSGASRLLEAARRAGLTTCVDFVSSEDPEFAAKVGVALPFCDYLIINEMEAGRATGVIVRDEKGDLIEAGLLEAGERLLAAGVTKGAIIHAPETCFWFAPGASPIITRSRPVDPDDIVSTVGAGDAFCAAVLYGLHENWPVEHICAVAHAAAGRCLKGATATDGIPDMSILLREAKETNPQSA, from the coding sequence ATGCGAGCCGGGGAGGAGGTTTGCGATCGCGACAGTCAGAAGCAGGGCGGCATCGTTTGCGCGGGAAACTTCATCGTCGATCGCGTCCACACCCTGTCCTATTGGCCCGAACAGGGCAATCTCGCCCATATCCTGCACCAGGATCTCGGCGTGGGGGGCGGGGCGGCCAATGTCGTCACCGATCTGGCCTCGCTTGGATTTCCGGGAAAGCTGGCGGCGGCGGGATGCATCGGCGCCGATCAGGACGGAGAAATCGTCAAGGCCCGCCTTGCACTTGCCGGCGTCGATGTCGGTGGGCTGACGGCGCTTGCCGACCGGGTGACGGCGCATACGCATGTCATGAATGTGCCCGGCCAGAACCGGACCTTCTTCTATCATGGCGGCGCCAACGATGCCGTCACGGATGAGCTTGTCTCACCAGCAGCCTTCGCCAAGGCCGGCTATCGGCTGTTCTATCTCGGTTATCTCATGCTGTTGCCGGGTCTCGACCGAATAGGTCCCGACGGTCGTTCGGGAGCGTCGCGCCTGCTGGAAGCGGCGCGCCGCGCCGGGCTTACGACCTGCGTGGATTTCGTATCGAGCGAAGACCCGGAATTTGCGGCCAAGGTCGGCGTCGCTCTGCCCTTCTGTGATTATCTGATCATCAACGAGATGGAGGCGGGTCGGGCAACCGGCGTGATCGTTCGCGATGAGAAGGGAGACTTGATCGAGGCGGGGCTTCTGGAAGCGGGCGAGCGCCTGCTTGCCGCAGGCGTCACCAAGGGCGCGATCATCCACGCACCGGAAACCTGCTTCTGGTTTGCGCCTGGCGCTTCCCCGATCATCACGCGCTCACGACCTGTCGATCCCGACGACATCGTCAGTACCGTCGGCGCAGGGGACGCTTTCTGCGCCGCCGTGCTCTATGGCCTGCATGAGAATTGGCCTGTCGAGCATATCTGCGCCGTCGCCCATGCCGCAGCTGGGCGCTGCCTTAAGGGTGCGACGGCCACCGATGGTATCCCCGACATGTCTATTCTTCTTCGCGAGGCGAAGGAGACGAACCCGCAATCCGCTTAG
- a CDS encoding zinc-dependent alcohol dehydrogenase family protein yields MRAVRLETIGSLTMRSVEKPVAGPGELLVRVAVAGICGSDRHMYKGEYPTAIPVTLGHEFCGIVEAIGDTVTRFTGGELVTVDPNISCGTCRACAQARPNLCESLTAIGVTRDGGFAEYVAVPHAQAFILPADLDPVHGAFSEPLACCIHAIDKARIRPGDSVAILGGGVIGLLMVQLARLAGAGEIILITRQQSRRQTALRLGATHAFDPASETIASVREVTKGGADVVIECAGVSDTLQTGLKMARRGGTFVLFGVTPAGVEVPVLPFDLLVNEVDIRPAYLNPFTHSRAAAMVASGALELDALVTKTIGLEEVADVVGNTPLPGEIKVIVRP; encoded by the coding sequence ATGAGGGCTGTACGTTTGGAGACGATCGGGTCTTTGACCATGCGCAGCGTCGAGAAGCCGGTTGCCGGGCCGGGCGAGCTGCTTGTCCGGGTTGCAGTGGCCGGCATCTGCGGGTCCGATCGCCACATGTACAAGGGCGAATATCCGACAGCGATCCCCGTGACGCTGGGCCACGAATTCTGCGGCATAGTCGAAGCGATCGGCGATACCGTCACCCGCTTTACCGGCGGTGAGCTTGTGACGGTCGACCCGAATATCTCCTGCGGCACCTGTCGGGCCTGCGCGCAGGCGCGGCCGAACTTGTGCGAGAGCTTGACCGCCATCGGCGTGACACGGGATGGCGGCTTTGCCGAATATGTGGCGGTGCCGCACGCGCAAGCCTTCATACTGCCGGCTGACCTCGACCCCGTTCACGGCGCCTTCAGTGAACCGCTGGCCTGCTGTATCCACGCCATCGACAAGGCAAGGATTCGTCCCGGCGACAGCGTCGCGATCCTCGGCGGGGGCGTGATCGGCCTGCTCATGGTGCAACTGGCCCGCCTGGCTGGGGCAGGCGAGATCATTTTGATCACGCGGCAGCAATCGAGACGCCAAACCGCTCTGCGCCTGGGGGCGACGCACGCCTTCGACCCGGCCTCAGAAACAATCGCTTCCGTTCGAGAGGTCACCAAAGGCGGCGCCGACGTAGTCATCGAGTGCGCCGGCGTCAGCGACACGCTGCAAACCGGTCTGAAAATGGCGCGGCGCGGTGGTACCTTCGTGCTTTTTGGGGTGACGCCGGCGGGTGTCGAGGTGCCGGTTCTGCCCTTCGACCTGCTGGTAAACGAAGTCGATATCAGGCCGGCCTACCTCAACCCCTTCACCCATTCGCGGGCTGCGGCGATGGTCGCGAGCGGGGCGTTGGAACTGGACGCATTGGTCACCAAAACCATCGGTCTCGAGGAGGTCGCCGACGTGGTGGGCAACACGCCGTTGCCAGGCGAGATCAAGGTCATCGTCCGGCCCTAG